From Candidatus Methylomirabilota bacterium, one genomic window encodes:
- a CDS encoding replication-associated recombination protein A produces the protein MRPRTLDEVVGQEHLLGPGHVLRTALERGELHSMILWGPPGSGKTTLASLMAQVTGARFMAFSAVLSGVKEIRQVVAEAEAERARRGRRTILFVDEIHRFNRAQQDAFLPHVEKGTLVLVGATTENPSFEINAALLSRCRVYVLNALGEDHLLTILKRALGDAERGLAGAAPDVDDEALRLIARLANGDARGALNILELAVTLASREGGRPRVTERAIQEAAQKKTLLYDKAGEEHFNLISALHKSLRDSDPDAALYWMTRMLESGEEPLYLARRLVRFASEDVGNADPTALTLALAAKDAYDFLGSPEGELALAQATLYLALAPKSNAVYTAFEAAKEDVTERPAEPVPLHIRNAPTGLMRDLGYGRDYQYAHDAPDARVDQEHLPPALSGREYYRPSGRGLEAELARRLAEWRRWRAQRRGPGA, from the coding sequence TCGATGATCCTCTGGGGGCCGCCGGGTTCCGGCAAGACCACGCTGGCGTCGCTGATGGCGCAGGTCACCGGCGCGCGCTTCATGGCCTTTTCCGCGGTCCTGTCGGGGGTGAAGGAGATCCGCCAGGTGGTCGCCGAGGCGGAGGCCGAACGCGCGCGGCGCGGCCGGCGCACGATTCTCTTCGTCGACGAGATCCACCGCTTCAATCGCGCGCAGCAGGACGCGTTCCTGCCCCACGTCGAGAAGGGCACGCTCGTGCTGGTGGGGGCCACCACCGAGAACCCGTCCTTCGAGATCAACGCGGCTCTGCTCTCGCGGTGCCGCGTCTACGTGCTGAACGCGCTCGGTGAAGACCACCTGCTCACGATCCTCAAGCGCGCGCTCGGCGACGCCGAGCGCGGGCTGGCCGGGGCCGCGCCCGACGTCGACGACGAGGCGTTGCGGCTGATCGCCCGGCTGGCCAACGGCGACGCCCGGGGAGCGCTCAACATCCTGGAGCTGGCGGTGACGCTGGCCTCTCGCGAGGGTGGACGGCCGCGGGTCACCGAGCGCGCCATTCAGGAGGCGGCGCAGAAGAAGACGCTCCTCTACGACAAGGCGGGCGAGGAGCACTTCAACCTTATCTCCGCGCTCCACAAATCGCTGCGGGACTCCGACCCCGACGCCGCCCTCTACTGGATGACCCGCATGCTGGAGTCCGGGGAGGAGCCGCTCTACCTCGCGCGGCGGCTGGTGCGCTTCGCCTCCGAGGACGTCGGCAACGCCGACCCCACAGCGCTGACGCTGGCGCTCGCCGCCAAGGACGCCTACGACTTCCTGGGCTCGCCCGAGGGGGAGCTCGCGCTGGCTCAGGCGACCCTGTACCTGGCGCTGGCGCCCAAGTCCAACGCCGTCTACACCGCCTTCGAGGCCGCCAAGGAAGACGTCACCGAGCGCCCCGCCGAGCCCGTGCCGCTGCACATCCGCAACGCGCCGACCGGGCTCATGAGGGATCTCGGTTATGGTCGCGACTATCAGTACGCCCACGATGCGCCGGATGCCCGGGTCGACCAGGAGCATCTTCCCCCCGCGCTGAGCGGGCGCGAATACTACCGGCCGAGCGGCCGCGGGCTGGAGGCGGAGCTGGCGCGCCGGCTCGCCGAGTGGCGACGCTGGCGCGCGCAGCGGCGAGGCCCGGGCGCGTAG